From a single Lewinella sp. LCG006 genomic region:
- a CDS encoding VWA domain-containing protein — MIGWRFRHFVPGEEEGSLFDQLLKLFQELLMYTSGDVAESLSWLTQLDKEHKLTNEEYGMADFIQELIDKGYIQPQDGQNPNFVPSAKMELELRKKALTDIFGDIKKTKRGNHNTRYGGGGDEPTSDLRPYEFGDQLDNIAISESLRNAHINHGIDDFKLTNDDLEVRETYYQSQTSTVLMIDISHSMILYGEDRITPAKKVAMALSEYITTRFPKDTLDIIVFGNDAWPIEIKDLPYLQVGPYHTNTVAGLELAMDILRRRRNPNKQIFMITDGKPTCLKRGKKYYQNSFGLDRKIVNRTLNLAARLRKVNVPVTTFMIARDPYLVEFVEQFTKANNGKAFFSSLQGLGEFIFRDYKNNKKK, encoded by the coding sequence ATGATTGGATGGAGATTTAGGCATTTTGTGCCCGGTGAGGAGGAAGGAAGTCTTTTTGACCAGCTGCTAAAGCTGTTTCAGGAGCTATTGATGTACACCTCGGGCGATGTGGCCGAGTCATTATCGTGGCTGACCCAACTGGACAAGGAGCACAAGCTCACCAATGAGGAGTACGGCATGGCCGATTTTATTCAGGAGCTGATTGACAAGGGCTACATCCAGCCGCAAGATGGGCAGAATCCGAATTTTGTGCCTTCGGCGAAAATGGAACTGGAGCTGCGCAAAAAGGCACTGACCGATATTTTTGGGGATATAAAAAAGACCAAACGCGGCAATCACAACACGCGCTACGGCGGTGGCGGCGACGAACCTACCTCGGACTTGCGGCCCTACGAGTTTGGCGACCAGCTCGATAATATTGCCATTAGCGAGAGCTTACGCAACGCACACATCAACCACGGTATTGATGATTTCAAACTGACCAATGATGACCTGGAGGTGCGCGAAACCTACTACCAGAGTCAGACTAGTACGGTGCTGATGATTGATATTTCGCACTCGATGATTTTGTACGGCGAGGACCGAATCACCCCAGCCAAGAAGGTAGCTATGGCCTTGAGCGAATACATTACTACCCGCTTTCCGAAAGACACCCTCGATATCATTGTCTTTGGCAACGACGCCTGGCCGATAGAGATCAAAGACCTGCCCTACCTGCAAGTGGGCCCCTACCACACCAATACGGTAGCCGGACTGGAACTGGCGATGGACATACTACGCCGCAGACGCAACCCCAACAAGCAGATATTCATGATTACGGACGGTAAACCTACCTGTCTGAAACGCGGAAAGAAGTACTACCAAAATAGCTTTGGGCTAGATCGCAAGATTGTGAACCGCACCCTGAACCTGGCTGCTCGCTTGCGCAAGGTGAATGTTCCGGTGACGACCTTTATGATTGCACGTGATCCTTATTTGGTGGAGTTTGTAGAACAGTTTACGAAAGCCAACAACGGTAAAGCTTTCTTCAGTAGCCTGCAAGGATTGGGAGAATTTATCTTCCGCGATTATAAAAACAACAAGAAGAAGTAG
- a CDS encoding transposase — protein sequence MKSTNKVNRPKRRRNYSETFKKARVKDYEEGTFSVAQMGRLYSIHVNILYRWISKYSAYDQQKAIIVEVPNSQTEKVKLLEKRVAELERSLGQKQIKLDYYESFIEELREAGIDVEKKSGFTTPLSGSCRNTDQK from the coding sequence ATGAAGTCAACGAATAAGGTTAATCGGCCCAAAAGGCGTCGTAATTACAGTGAAACCTTTAAAAAAGCGCGAGTTAAGGACTACGAAGAAGGTACCTTTAGCGTGGCCCAGATGGGTCGTTTATACAGTATCCATGTAAATATTCTGTACCGCTGGATAAGTAAGTACAGCGCGTACGATCAACAAAAAGCGATAATAGTGGAAGTACCAAATTCCCAGACGGAGAAGGTTAAATTGCTGGAAAAGCGGGTGGCTGAACTAGAACGTTCTCTAGGTCAAAAACAAATTAAATTGGACTACTATGAGAGCTTTATAGAGGAGCTTCGTGAAGCAGGAATAGATGTTGAAAAAAAAAGTGGTTTTACGACTCCCTTGTCCGGCTCTTGTCGAAATACAGATCAGAAATGA
- a CDS encoding transposase: MKSPSNEQVYAALGTSRQSLSQYLRRRADYQDGVYSAEAMLLTHRADHGGLGLEKAYYMIQPEGLGRDAFIREMTLLGHSLERKRSYVRTTKSGGLRYPNLVKLLTIIGLNRVWQSDTTYYRLEDKYYYLTFIIDVYSRLIVGYSVSDNLRARANIEALKMALRLRRGMDLSELIFHSDGGSQYRSNDFIEVLRSRGISSSMCITALDNAYAEKLNDVIKNEYLEHWPIRDYRALRRYVKRAVENYNKVRHHSQLPLRIAPLGFECYLEESKGQRPPSLLIRDGEAKELEYQPMAAQNLTYPSSGAFDGTSQILPAFVKLGLPKEDGQLALSF, from the coding sequence ATGAAGAGTCCAAGTAATGAACAAGTATATGCTGCACTAGGTACTTCGCGTCAATCGCTGTCGCAATATTTACGTCGGCGAGCGGATTATCAGGACGGGGTGTATTCAGCGGAAGCAATGCTGTTGACACACCGTGCAGATCACGGAGGTTTGGGTCTTGAAAAGGCCTACTATATGATCCAGCCAGAAGGACTAGGTCGCGATGCATTTATTCGAGAGATGACTCTATTGGGTCATTCGCTGGAACGAAAAAGGAGCTATGTTAGAACTACGAAGAGTGGTGGTTTACGGTATCCTAATTTAGTTAAGTTGCTTACTATCATAGGTTTAAACCGAGTTTGGCAATCGGATACGACTTACTATCGCCTAGAGGACAAGTATTACTATCTGACGTTTATCATAGATGTGTATTCCCGGCTTATAGTGGGCTATAGCGTAAGTGATAACCTCCGAGCTAGAGCAAACATAGAGGCACTGAAAATGGCCTTGCGGTTGCGTCGTGGTATGGATTTGAGTGAACTGATCTTCCACAGTGACGGGGGCTCCCAGTATCGCAGCAATGACTTTATAGAAGTATTGAGGTCACGAGGAATCAGCTCTAGCATGTGCATTACAGCATTGGACAATGCGTACGCAGAGAAGCTCAATGATGTGATCAAGAATGAATACCTTGAGCACTGGCCAATCAGAGATTATAGAGCACTGAGAAGGTACGTGAAGAGGGCTGTAGAGAACTACAACAAAGTGCGTCACCATAGTCAGTTACCGCTGCGAATTGCACCTTTGGGATTTGAATGTTATCTTGAGGAGAGTAAGGGGCAAAGACCACCATCGTTGTTGATACGAGACGGCGAAGCAAAAGAGTTGGAATACCAGCCAATGGCGGCTCAGAATCTGACTTATCCCAGTAGCGGAGCTTTTGATGGGACAAGTCAGATTCTGCCCGCATTTGTTAAGCTTGGTTTGCCAAAAGAAGATGGACAACTAGCACTTAGCTTTTAA